The sequence below is a genomic window from Thermoflavifilum sp..
GCATGTGTGGTTATCCTATCTTGATCCCGTGCACATTGCGCCCTGGGGTATCTTCATCACCACACCCGAAGTCAGTCCCGCCCGGGCAAGTGTGAGCCTGCAAACGGATATCGTGAATCAAGCCACAGAAGCGGCATATATACGTGTGCTCACGCGCATTGTAGATGCAGCCGGGAAAATCGTAGCTACTGCAGACACTTTTCAAACGCTTTTGCCCGGAGGCCATACGATACTTCATCAGCAATTATATGTTGGGTATCCACATCTATGGTCGATTGATACGCCTTATCGCTACACGGCCATTCAGGAACTCTATCGACACGATACGCTGGTCGATCAGGTGCAAACAAAGTTTGGCATTCGCACCCTTGTATTTGATGCTGAACGTGGATTTCTGTTGAATGGCATTCCCGTGAAATTACATGGAGGTTGCGTGCATCATGATAATGGTCCACTGGGAGCCTGTGCATTTGATCGTGCCGAACAACGCCGGGTGGCTATACTGAAAGCCAATGGATTCAATGCCATTCGATGTGCACATAATCCGCCATCACCAGCCTTTCTGGATGCCTGTGATAGCCTGGGCATGCTGGTCATCGATGAAGCTTTCGATATGTGGGAAGATCCCAAGACACCGTTCGACTACCACCTGTATTTTGATCGCTGGTGGAAAGATGACCTGCAGAGCATGATTGTGCGCGACCGAAATCATCCTTCGGTGATCATCTGGAGCATTGGCAATGAAATCCCCGACATGGACAGTCCGAGGGTGGCGGCTCTGGCCAGAAAATTAGCCGATGAAGTCCATCGCCTCGATCCTACCCGACCGGTGACAGCAGCGGTGTATCGGGTTAATGAAAAGAAAGATGCATTTTTCTCGGCCCTCGATATTTGTGGATATAATTATGCGTATGATCATTACGATGTAGATCACCGGCGGCATCCTGATCGCATCATGATGGCTACCGAGTCGTTTCCCCTGATGGCTTTTGATTTCTGGAATGCAGCCATACACAGGCCCTGGGTGATCGGCGATTTTGTGTGGACTGCCTGGGATTATATCGGCGAGGCCAGCATCGGCTGGCTGGAATATCCGCAATCGCAGCGGTATTATCCCTGGACGCTGGCCTATTGCGGCGATATTGATATATGTGGCTGGAAACGCCCGCAGTCGTATTATCGCGATGTACTCTGGAAGCAAAACCAGATCAGCTTGTTTGTGAAGCCGCCCCATCCTTCCTTTCCCGGTCGGCCCCGATATGATACCATCAGCCGATGGGGCTGGGAAGATGTGGTGGCCGACTGGACCTGGCCCGGCGAGGAAGGACGTCTGTTTGAGGTTCATGTTTATTCGTCGTGCGACTCAGTTGAATTGCTGTTCAATGGTCGTTCATTGGGCAGGAAAAAGACAGACAGCAGCAATCGCTATATTGCCGTGTGGCAGGTGCCCTATGCTCCTGGTCGGCTTGAGGCGGTAGGGTATACCGGAGGTCGGCGGGTGAACCAGGCTGTGTTGCAAACAGCACAGGCGCCCGCGCGGATTCGGCTGATTCCCGATCGGGAACAGATTCAGGCGGATGGCGAAGACCTGTGTTATGTGACGGTGGAAATGGTGGACCAGAATGGCATTCGTAATCCCAGGGCAGCGAATGAGGTGCACTTTCAGGTGAAAGGTCCGGGGCGGATTGTGGGTATTGGCAATGCCGATCCCATGAGCACGGAAAGTTTTCAACAACCTGAACATAAACTCTGGCATGGTCGATGCCTGGTGATTATCCGATCGGAACGGAAACCCGGGATCATCACAATCTCGGCGCACGCAGCCGGATTACCATCGGCTCAGGTTGAAATTCATGCAGAGTAAAAAAACGATTGTGTTGATTTTGATATAATGCGTTGAGATTCAATGGGTATGCTCTTTTGTGTGTGAAAAAAAAATTTTTTTACAAGAAGTGTTTTTTTTACAGTTTTTTATTTATATATTTGTTGTAGAAAACACACCATATCCTTTTACCTGTTCTGATGCAGGTTTAAAGAAAATTTATGTAATATAAGATTACTGGCAGATGAGTCGCTTTAAGCGACTTTTAAAATGTGGTGTTAAATAACTGTATAAGTTACAATTAAAAATAAATTTTTCATGTAATTATTTATAAACGCATAAAACCAGATATCATGAAACGGAACTCCACCCACTGCCTGTGCAGGTTTATGATTCCTGCGTTATTTTTTGTAACCTCATTCGTTTTTCCCGCAACATTATTTGCTCAACAATCTCATGTTGTACATGGTCAGGTATTTGAAGCAAATGGACGAACGCCTTTGCCAGGCGTGACGGTAATGATTGCCGGTTCACAGACGGGTACGGTGACAGACAACCAGGGTAGATACAGTATTGAAGCCTCACCGGGCGACAGTCTTGTTTTTCGATATGTAGGTTATCAGGAAAGACATGTGCTGGTTGATGGGCAGCAAACGTTGAATGTTTCCATGTTACCCAGTACCAGTGCACTGAATGAATTGGTGGTGATAGGATATGGAACGGTAAAGAAAAAAGATCTTACAGGATCTGTTTCTGTGGTAGATTTGAAGGATGCAGAAAAAAATCCAACATACGATGTGGCTAGAATGCTTCAGGGGCAGGTAGCGGGTATTAGTGTACATGGATCTGGAGAACCTGGAGGATATGTACAAATTAAGTTGAGAGGGATAACTACTTTTGGAAACAATAGTCCATTGTTTGTGGTAGATGGAGTACCTATTGACGCTCCATTTGATTTTTCAACAGATGATATTGAAAGCATACAAGTCCTTAAGGATGCATCTGCAGCTGCTATATATGGTGCCAGAGCTGCTACTGGAGTAATTATTATTACGACTAAAAAAGGTCAACCAGGACCTCTTAAGGTTAATTATAGTGGATATTATGGTTGGCAACGAATACCTAAATACATTCCAGTAACTGATCGCGTGGGTTATCAGAAAATTACCACCGCAGCCGAACTGAATGCAGGATTGACGATTGCTCCTGCTAATGACCCCACTAATCCGAAGTATATTTCAAATATAAATACAGACTGGCAAAAGGCAGCGCTAAAAACAGGCATTATACAGGATCATCATATAAATCTTTCTGGTGGTTCTTCAAATATTAATTATGATTTAGGATTGAGTTATTTTGACCAAACGGGTATTCAGGTTGGCCCTCAGAAATACGACAGATATACACTTAATGCAAATTTTGGTGGTCATAAAGGAAGATTTGAATATGGTGCCAAGCTAGCCTATACACAATCACATAAAGGGAATTATGCAGCCACACAAGGGCATGCAGTATTTGGAGGTACTGTAACTGCAATGTTAACAGCAATTCCTACTGTACCTGTATATGATTCAACTCGACTTGGAGGCTATGGAGGAAGTGATGCAGCATTACAAAGAGGAATATCGGCCAATGTTGTTGGGATCAATAATCTTGTTCATGACTATAGTGATCGGAATAGAGCATTTGGAAATATATGGGCTGAATTAGAAATCATACCAAACTTAAAATATAAATTGAACCTAAGCTATGATCGAACAGACTATAAGAATTATCATTTTGAGCCTAAGTTTGATATGGGTTATTATTACATCAATAATACATTCTATTTAAGCGAACAATTAGGCAATGCAAATACAGGATTAGTTGAAAATACAATCACTTATCATTTGCAAGCCGGGAAGCACCAATTTGACTTTCTGACAGGAATGACCTATCAGGAAGATCATAATCAATGGATGCAGGGAACCGCTCAGGATACGACAAATTTACAATTCCAGACATTTAGTGCTGTATCAAACCCTGCTGCCAAGGGACTATCAAGTTATCTTGAAGCAAGTACCTTACTTTCTTATCTTGGGAGAATAAATTATAACTTTGCTGATCGTTACTTGTTTACTGTAAATTTCAGAAGGGACGGATCGTCCAGGTTTAGCCCGGCACACAGATATGGTAATTTTGCAGGATTTGCAGCAGCATGGAATATCTCGAATGAGAAATTTATTCAGCTTCCAAAATTTATCAGCAATCTAAAACTGAGGGGTAGTTATGGGGAGCTCGGTAATCAAAATTTTGGTAATTACCTGTATCAATCTTATATCGATAATAGCGTAAACTATGATTTCAATGACCAGTTGGCAATCGGAGCTACGACTGTTTCAGTAGCAGATCCTTCATTAAAGTGGGAATCTACTGTTGTGTCTGATGTTGGAATTGATGCAGGACTGTTGAATGAATCTTTAACTTTTACTATTGAATATTTTAATAGAGAGTCAAAAGACATTATTACAAATATACCGATTCCATATTCTGTTGGATCATTCCCTCAAACTGTAACCACTAATGCAGCTTCTCTAAAAAATACAGGAATAGAGCTCACATTTGCATATCACAAATCAACAGGATCCTTGCATTATGATATAACTTTTAATGGTTCAACTCTTTCCAATAGAGTCTTAAAACTCGGTGGTGCAAATAATCCTATTTATGGTAATGCTAGTAAAACAGAAGTTGGTCATCCTGTAGGCGAAATATTTGGTTACCTCACGGAAGGCATATTTCAGGATCAGAATGATATTGCAAAACATGCGACACAGACTGGAGCCGCGCCTGGTGATATTAAGTTTAAAGATGTTAATGGTGATGGGGTAATTACTGATCAAGATAGGGTGTATCTTGGAAACGCGATTCCTAAATATTATTACGGATTGAATATCGATTTGACTTATAAAAATTTTGATTTTTCCATGTTCTGGCAGGGAAACGCGGGGAACAAGGTTTTCAATGCAGTATACCAGGCGTTGATGGCAGAACAATACGGAAATGATCATGTAGATGCATTAAATTTCTGGACGCCTACTCATACTAATACAAATGTTCCCAGGCCAATTATTGGCGATCCTAATGGAAATGATCGGGTATCAGATAGATTTGTGGAGGATGGCTCATATATTAAACTACAGAATCTTCAAATAGGTTACACAATTCCTTCAGATTTTATAAAACGGACACATATATTTAGTAGTTTCCATGTTTACGTTGCAGGAGAAAATCTCATCACAATCTCTAATTATAAAGGATATGACCCTGATTTTATCAGCGACGGATTATTTAGTAGGGGCTTTGATTACGGTTCTTTCCCGAATCCTAGAACTATTATGGTTGGGATTCAAGCAGGTTTTTAAGAATTTTAAATTTCAAATAAAATAATATAATTCTTCAATTTTAAAATTTATTTCATATGAGAACGAGATTTCAAAATATAATTTTTGCAGTTGCTGCTTTATTTCTTTTCAGTAGTTGTTCGAAAAATCTGAATCAGGTTAATCCGAACGCACAGACTTCTGCTTCATTCTGGAAGACGAGCAGTGATGCTTTGCAGGGAGTAAATGCTGCCTATGCTCCTTTGCTTCTCGATGGATTATTCATGCGCTTTACTCCTGTACTGACAGATGTTAGAGGTGATGATGTTAGAAGTAATAGTCCCTGGACCGCTATTCGCAACGCTGCGATTTTTTCCTTGAACACAAGTGACCCGTCTGGTTATGGATGGACATTTGACGAATTATACGAAGGGGTTTATAGATGTAATCAAGTTCTAGATTTTGTACCTGGCATCCAGATGGATCAGAATCTAAAAAATAGAATTCTTGGCCAGGCATATTTTTTAAGAGGTTTATATTTCTTTTATCTGGCCGATTTATTTGGGAATGTAGCCATTCCATTACACGCACCCCAATCACCTAAGGATTTCTTTTCCCCTCAAATGCCTGTCGACTCTGTTTGGGCACAAGCAATGGCCGA
It includes:
- a CDS encoding sugar-binding domain-containing protein, whose amino-acid sequence is MMMLRYQPLCVTGYRLLWLGLFWITAFSGTGLAQTSHAVQTPVFQRQRLFDFGWRFHRGAAQGAQDPDFDDRNWRMVDLPHDWSIEDLPGKHSPFDSNAVTQVSGGFTTGGEGWYRKSFFIPASQQGKRVELQFDGIYMNADVWVNGRHLGNHPYGYTSFVYDITDQVAWGKENIVAVQVKNEGMNSRWYAGSGIYRHVWLSYLDPVHIAPWGIFITTPEVSPARASVSLQTDIVNQATEAAYIRVLTRIVDAAGKIVATADTFQTLLPGGHTILHQQLYVGYPHLWSIDTPYRYTAIQELYRHDTLVDQVQTKFGIRTLVFDAERGFLLNGIPVKLHGGCVHHDNGPLGACAFDRAEQRRVAILKANGFNAIRCAHNPPSPAFLDACDSLGMLVIDEAFDMWEDPKTPFDYHLYFDRWWKDDLQSMIVRDRNHPSVIIWSIGNEIPDMDSPRVAALARKLADEVHRLDPTRPVTAAVYRVNEKKDAFFSALDICGYNYAYDHYDVDHRRHPDRIMMATESFPLMAFDFWNAAIHRPWVIGDFVWTAWDYIGEASIGWLEYPQSQRYYPWTLAYCGDIDICGWKRPQSYYRDVLWKQNQISLFVKPPHPSFPGRPRYDTISRWGWEDVVADWTWPGEEGRLFEVHVYSSCDSVELLFNGRSLGRKKTDSSNRYIAVWQVPYAPGRLEAVGYTGGRRVNQAVLQTAQAPARIRLIPDREQIQADGEDLCYVTVEMVDQNGIRNPRAANEVHFQVKGPGRIVGIGNADPMSTESFQQPEHKLWHGRCLVIIRSERKPGIITISAHAAGLPSAQVEIHAE
- a CDS encoding TonB-dependent receptor — translated: MKRNSTHCLCRFMIPALFFVTSFVFPATLFAQQSHVVHGQVFEANGRTPLPGVTVMIAGSQTGTVTDNQGRYSIEASPGDSLVFRYVGYQERHVLVDGQQTLNVSMLPSTSALNELVVIGYGTVKKKDLTGSVSVVDLKDAEKNPTYDVARMLQGQVAGISVHGSGEPGGYVQIKLRGITTFGNNSPLFVVDGVPIDAPFDFSTDDIESIQVLKDASAAAIYGARAATGVIIITTKKGQPGPLKVNYSGYYGWQRIPKYIPVTDRVGYQKITTAAELNAGLTIAPANDPTNPKYISNINTDWQKAALKTGIIQDHHINLSGGSSNINYDLGLSYFDQTGIQVGPQKYDRYTLNANFGGHKGRFEYGAKLAYTQSHKGNYAATQGHAVFGGTVTAMLTAIPTVPVYDSTRLGGYGGSDAALQRGISANVVGINNLVHDYSDRNRAFGNIWAELEIIPNLKYKLNLSYDRTDYKNYHFEPKFDMGYYYINNTFYLSEQLGNANTGLVENTITYHLQAGKHQFDFLTGMTYQEDHNQWMQGTAQDTTNLQFQTFSAVSNPAAKGLSSYLEASTLLSYLGRINYNFADRYLFTVNFRRDGSSRFSPAHRYGNFAGFAAAWNISNEKFIQLPKFISNLKLRGSYGELGNQNFGNYLYQSYIDNSVNYDFNDQLAIGATTVSVADPSLKWESTVVSDVGIDAGLLNESLTFTIEYFNRESKDIITNIPIPYSVGSFPQTVTTNAASLKNTGIELTFAYHKSTGSLHYDITFNGSTLSNRVLKLGGANNPIYGNASKTEVGHPVGEIFGYLTEGIFQDQNDIAKHATQTGAAPGDIKFKDVNGDGVITDQDRVYLGNAIPKYYYGLNIDLTYKNFDFSMFWQGNAGNKVFNAVYQALMAEQYGNDHVDALNFWTPTHTNTNVPRPIIGDPNGNDRVSDRFVEDGSYIKLQNLQIGYTIPSDFIKRTHIFSSFHVYVAGENLITISNYKGYDPDFISDGLFSRGFDYGSFPNPRTIMVGIQAGF